From one Triticum urartu cultivar G1812 chromosome 3, Tu2.1, whole genome shotgun sequence genomic stretch:
- the LOC125546058 gene encoding BTB/POZ domain and ankyrin repeat-containing protein NPR5-like — MDDTLKSLSMDYLNLLINGQAFSDVTFSVEGRLVHAHRCILAARSLFFRKFFCGAAADQAAAAAAAGSPGAVLMDHLSPRSPSGASASSPRGAGGSGSGSASAAAMAPGAVIPVNSVSYEVFLLLLQFLYSGQVSLVPQKGEPRPGCGERGCWHTHCAAAVDLALDTLAVARSFGVEELAVLTQKQLAGMVEKASIEDVMKVLMASRKQDLHQLWNTCSHLVAKSGLPPEVLAKHLPLDVVAKIDDLRLKSSMSRRSPFLAHHQQHQQHHHQGSVIEASAAELDDHNKIRRMRRALDSSDVELVKLMVMGEGLNLDEALALHYAVENCSREVVKALLELGAADVNHPAGPAGKTPLHVAAEMVCPDMVAVLLDHHADPNVRTVDGVTPLDILRTLTSDFLFKGAVPGLTHIEPNKLRLCLELVQSAAMVMSREDAAGNAPVPMYSDHHPGAGGGGVYSSSGGASTSMNLSLDNRMVYLNLGMDVMNHGDGGGDDGGSRSGQGGPSSLFSPHGFP; from the exons ATGGACGACACCCTCAAGTCGCTGTCCATGGACTACCTCAACCTGCTCATCAACGGCCAGGCCTTCAGCGACGTGACCTTCAGCGTGGAGGGCCGCCTGGTGCACGCGCACCGCTGCATCCTCGCCGCGCGCAGCCTCTTCTTCCGCAAGTTCTTCTGCGGCGCCGCCGCGGACCaggccgccgccgcagccgctgCCGGCTCCCCCGGCGCGGTGCTCATGGACCACCTCAGCCCGCGTTCCCCCTCCGGTGCATCCGCCTCTTCCCCGCGCGGCGCCGGAGGCTCCGGTTCCGGCTCGGCCTCCGCAGCGGCGATGGCGCCCGGCGCCGTGATACCGGTCAACTCGGTAAGCTACGAGGTGTTCCTGCTGCTGCTCCAGTTCCTGTACAGCGGGCAGGTGTCGCTGGTGCCGCAGAAGGGGGAGCCGAGGCCCGGGTGCGGCGAGCGCGGCTGCTGGCACACCCACTGCGCTGCCGCCGTCGACTTGGCCCTCGACACCCTCGCCGTCGCCCGCTCCTTCGGCGTCGAGGAGCTCGCCGTCCTCACCCAG AAGCAGCTGGCGGGCATGGTGGAGAAGGCGTCCATCGAGGACGTGATGAAGGTGCTCATGGCGTCGCGCAAGCAGGACCTGCACCAGCTCTGGAACACCTGCTCCCACCTCGTCGCCAAGTCCGGCCTCCCGCCGGAGGTGCTCGCCAAGCACCTCCCCCTCGACGTCGTCGCCAAGATCGATGACCTGCGCCTCAAGTCCTCCATGTCCCGCCGCTCCCCCTTCCTCGCCCACCAccagcagcaccagcagcaccACCACCAGGGCTCCGTCATCGAGGCCTCCGCGGCCGAGCTCGACGACCACAACAAGATCCGCCGGATGCGCCGCGCGCTCGACTCCTCCGACGTCGAGCTCGTCAAGCTCATGGTCATGGGGGAGGGGCTCAACCTCGACGAGGCACTCGCGCTGCACTACGCCGTCGAGAACTGTAGCCGGGAAGTGGTCAAGGCGTTGCTGGAGCTGGGCGCCGCTGACGTCAACCACCCGGCTGGGCCCGCCGGGAAGACGCCGCTGCACGTCGCGGCCGAGATGGTCTGCCCGGACATGGTGGCCGTGCTCCTCGACCACCACGCCGACCCCAACGTGCGCACCGTCGACGGGGTCACGCCGCTCGACATCCTCCGTACGCTCACCTCCGACTTCCTCTTCAAGGGCGCCGTGCCGGGGCTCACCCACATCGAGCCAAACAAGCTCCGACTGTGCCTCGAGCTCGTGCAGTCGGCGGCCATGGTCATGTCCAGGGAGGACGCGGCTGGCAATGCGCCGGTGCCCATGTACAGCGACCACCATccaggcgcgggcggcggtggcgtgTACAGCAGCAGCGGTGGCGCGAGCACGAGCATGAACCTGAGCTTGGACAACAGGATGGTGTATCTCAACCTAGGGATGGACGTGATGAACCATGGCGACGGCGGTGGCGACGACGGCGGGAGCAGATCAGGGCAAGGAGGCCCCTCTTCGTTGTTCTCCCCGCATGGCTTCCCATGA